The sequence below is a genomic window from Rhizobium sp. NXC14.
GCCCTGAATGCCGATCGCCGTAAGGGCTTCGCGGACCTCATCGAGCTTGAACGGCTTGATAATAGCCATCACAATTTTCATCTGGTTTCCCATCCTTCGTTATCCTCGGCGCGGAGCCGACTCTCCTTGCCGCTGACGTTCCTGAACAGCGACCGGCGATATACATTCAAAGGACGTGCCAGATTCGAAGCCGAAGTTAACTTATTGAAAAATAAATGTTATAATTGGGAATGCCAATAAACAGGCAATTGACCGAGCAATAAGCGCACAAATAATGCGCAAATCTGCAAATATGCCTGTTATTTATTCATTTGCCTTTTTCCGAATCAATCCTTCTTGCGCGACCGATGCGATCAGCACACCTGTCCGGGTGAACAGGCTCCCGCGGGTTAATCCCCTGGCGCCCGAAGCCGAAGGGCTGTCCTGCGTATAGAGCAGCCAGTCGTCGAGTTTGCAGGGTCGGTGGAACCACATGGAGTGATCGAGACTTGCCACCTGCAGGCTCTGGTCGAAGATGGACGTTCCGTGGGCATAAAGCGACGTATCGAGCAGCGTCATGTCTGAGAGATAGGCAAGCACCGCCGCCTGATAGAGCCGGTCATCGGGAACCGGACCGGTGGCGCGCACCCAGACGTCCTGCCGGGGCTCGAGCTTCCTGTCGGAAAAATAATGGGTCAGCGAGACGGGACGGATCTCGATCGGCCGCTCGCGCTCCCAATATTTCCGGATCGCTTCCGGTGCATGCGCGAGATATTGCTCCTTGATCTGCTGCTCGCCAAGCAGCTCTTCGGGCATCGCCACCTCGGGCATGGCGATCTGGTGGTCGAAGCCTGCTTCCTCGACCTGGAAAGAAGCCGACAGCGCGAAGATTGCCTTGCCGTGCTGGATAGCGACGACGCGCCGGGTGTTGAAGCTCGATCCGTCGCGGATGCGCTCCACCTGGTAGATGATCGGTACCGAGGGATCGCCGGGGCGCATGAAATAAGCGTGCAGCGAATGAACGAAGCGCTCGGCCCCGATGGTGCGCTGTGCCGCCATCAGCGCCTGGCCGACGACCTGGCCGCCGAAGACCCGCTGCCAGCCGGCCTGCGGACTGCGGCCGCGGAAGATATCGACCTCGATCGGCTCCAGATCGAGCGTCGCAAGCAGCCTCTCCATCGCCGAAGGTTCGCTCGTCTCGCGCGTCATTTTGTATGCCTCCCGGCGGTAGGAAGTGAAGTTGCGATGATCTATATAGATCACATCTGAGGCACAAGGTACGGGAGCGGCGCGATGCTGGATATGCTGGTTGTGGGCGGGGGGTATGTCGGCCTTTCTGCGGCGGTCGCGGTCAAGCAGGCAGCACCCCATCTGAACGTCGCGGTCGTGGAGGCCGCCCCCGAGCATGTCTGGAAAAACGATACGCGCGCTTCAGCCATCATCGCGGCGGCCTCAAAGATGCTCGAAGTCTTCGGCATCTGGAACGAGATAGAGCCTGAAGCGCAGCCGATCACCAAGATGATCGTCACCGATTCCCGGACCTCCGATCCGGTCCGTCCCGTATTCCTGACGTTCGACGGCGAAGTGGAGGAAGGCCGGCCCTTCGCACACATGATCCCGAACCTTGCCATGGTGGCAGCACTGCGCGGTCTCTGCCAGCGGCTCGGCATCGACATCCGCCACGGGCTTGGGGCGACCGAATTCAAAACCCACGACAGCCATGCCGACGTCACGCTTTCGGACGGCAGCACGCTGGAATCCCGGCTGGTGGTTG
It includes:
- the tesB gene encoding acyl-CoA thioesterase II, yielding MTRETSEPSAMERLLATLDLEPIEVDIFRGRSPQAGWQRVFGGQVVGQALMAAQRTIGAERFVHSLHAYFMRPGDPSVPIIYQVERIRDGSSFNTRRVVAIQHGKAIFALSASFQVEEAGFDHQIAMPEVAMPEELLGEQQIKEQYLAHAPEAIRKYWERERPIEIRPVSLTHYFSDRKLEPRQDVWVRATGPVPDDRLYQAAVLAYLSDMTLLDTSLYAHGTSIFDQSLQVASLDHSMWFHRPCKLDDWLLYTQDSPSASGARGLTRGSLFTRTGVLIASVAQEGLIRKKANE